The Vescimonas coprocola genome includes a window with the following:
- the rsmH gene encoding 16S rRNA (cytosine(1402)-N(4))-methyltransferase RsmH, whose translation MAFDRNAEADQAYGHKPVLLDECLEALAIRPDGVYLDGTLGRAGHSLEILRRLTAGGRLIGLDRDGTALEAARVRLAEYADRVTLIHSNFSRLAEVLDDLHIDAVDGMLFDLGVSSPQLDDAERGFSYMHDAPLDMRMDRTAGLTARDVVNGWSYEELRRILFEYGEERYAPAIARHILERREKAPIETTGQLVEVIRSAMPPAALREKQHPAKRSFQAIRIAVNGELEELPPMLRAAAQRLHPGGRLAVISFHSLEDRIIKKTMQELATGCTCPPNFPVCVCGKKPQMKLVSRKPIVATEAELTYNPRARSAKLRVAEKL comes from the coding sequence ATGGCGTTTGACCGCAATGCCGAGGCCGATCAGGCCTACGGCCACAAGCCGGTGCTGCTGGACGAGTGTCTGGAGGCGCTGGCCATCCGCCCCGACGGCGTCTACCTGGACGGCACACTGGGCCGGGCCGGTCACTCACTGGAGATCCTCCGCCGACTGACGGCAGGGGGAAGGCTCATCGGTCTGGACCGGGACGGGACGGCGCTGGAGGCCGCCCGTGTCCGTTTGGCGGAGTACGCCGACCGGGTGACGCTGATCCACAGCAACTTCAGCCGTCTGGCGGAGGTGCTGGACGACCTGCACATCGACGCCGTGGACGGGATGCTCTTTGACTTGGGCGTCTCCTCCCCACAGCTGGATGATGCAGAGCGTGGTTTTTCCTATATGCACGACGCCCCGCTGGATATGCGGATGGACCGCACGGCGGGTCTGACGGCACGGGACGTGGTCAACGGCTGGAGTTATGAGGAGCTGCGGCGCATCCTGTTTGAATACGGCGAGGAACGCTATGCCCCCGCCATCGCCCGGCACATCCTGGAGCGCCGGGAAAAGGCGCCCATCGAGACTACGGGGCAGCTGGTGGAGGTGATCCGCTCCGCCATGCCTCCGGCGGCGCTGCGGGAGAAACAGCACCCCGCCAAGCGGAGCTTTCAGGCCATCCGCATCGCTGTCAACGGCGAGCTGGAGGAGCTGCCGCCCATGCTGCGTGCAGCGGCGCAGCGGCTGCATCCCGGCGGGCGGCTGGCGGTGATCTCCTTCCACTCGCTGGAGGACCGCATCATTAAGAAAACCATGCAGGAGTTGGCCACCGGCTGCACCTGCCCGCCGAATTTCCCGGTGTGCGTCTGCGGCAAGAAGCCACAGATGAAGCTGGTGAGCCGCAAGCCCATCGTGGCCACGGAGGCGGAGCTGACCTACAATCCCCGTGCACGGAGCGCCAAGCTGCGGGTGGCGGAGAAGCTATAA